In one Rattus rattus isolate New Zealand chromosome 16, Rrattus_CSIRO_v1, whole genome shotgun sequence genomic region, the following are encoded:
- the LOC116885648 gene encoding zinc finger protein 11: MYPENLSDCNNSAKDFDQHAKLTIHQCAHREETSDKQEDGDESASDQHLRVRTGDKVYKCKDCGKAFKYRSVLHQHHISHTAARPYKCKECGKAFKRSRNLAQHQVTHKREKPHKCEECGRAFTTLSVLTQHRITHTGDKPYQCKECGRAFKYSSTLTQHEVIHTEAKPYRCQECGKAFKRSHTLSQHQVTHRGEKPHKCEECGKAFSKHSSLTQHQVIHTGEKPYQCRECGKAFKYQSTLTRHQIVHTGAKPYKCPECGKAFNNSSTLSRHQIIHTGEKPYKCQECGRAFYCSSFLIQHMKIHFEEMPYRCKECGKPFRLSSQLIRHQRIHTGEEPYICKECGKTFKYQSNLTRHQILHTGAKPYKCPECGKAFNNSSTLTRHQIIHTGEKPYKCQECGRAFYCSSYLIQHMKIHFEEIPYRCKECGKPFKCSSQLIRHQRIHSGEKPYICKECGKAFNCTSYLTKHQRTHTGEKPYVCQECGKAFNCSSYLSKHQRIHLGDRLYKCKECGKAYYFSSQLNRHQRIHTGEKPYVCQECGKAFNCSSYLQKHQRIHIVEKPYVCKECGKAFNCSSYLTKHQRVHTGDRSYKCRECGKAYYFSSQLTRHQRTHTREKPYRCKECGKAFITSSSLKRHQETHTLLKPSHV; this comes from the exons ATGTACCCAG aGAATCTTTCTGACTGTAACAACTCAGCAAAAGACTTTGATCAACATGCAAAACTTACCATCCATCAGTGTGCACACCGCGAAGAGACGTCAGACAAGCAGGAAGACGGTGACGAATCAGCTTCCGATCAGCATCTCAGGGTGCGTACAGGAGACAAGGTCTACAAgtgtaaagactgtgggaaagccttcaaaTACCGCTCAGTCCTCCACCAGCACCACATAAGTCACACGGCCGCAAGGCCCTACAAATGTAAAGAGTGCGGCAAAGCCTTCAAGAGAAGCAGAAACCTCGCTCAGCACCAGGTGACTCATAAGAGAGAGAAGCCACACAAGTGTGAAGAGTGCGGCCGAGCCTTTACCACACTTTCTGTCCTTACACAGCACCGCATCACCCACACCGGAGATAAGCCCTACCAGTGTAAAGAATGCGGCAGAGCCTTTAAATATAGCTCGACCCTCACTCAGCACGAAGTCATTCATACTGAAGCCAAACCGTACAGATGTCAggaatgtggcaaagccttcaaGAGAAGCCACACGCTCAGTCAGCACCAGGTGACTCACAGAGGAGAGAAACCGCACAAGTGCGAAgaatgtgggaaggccttcagcAAGCATTCGTCTCTTACCCAGCACCAGGTCATCCACACCGGAGAGAAGCCGTATCAGTGCAGAGAGTGCGGGAAGGCCTTCAAGTATCAGTCAACCCTTACCCGACACCAGATTGTTCACACGGGCGCGAAGCCCTACAAATGTCCGGAATGCGGCAAGGCCTTCAATAACAGCTCCACCCTTAGTCGGCACCAGATAATCCACACGGGAGAGAAGCCCTACAAATGTCAGGAGTGCGGCAGGGCCTTTTACTGCTCCTCCTTCTTGATCCAGCACATGAAGATTCACTTCGAGGAGATGCCCTACAGATGTAAAGAGTGTGGTAAGCCCTTCCGGCTTTCCTCCCAGCTTATCCGACACCAGAGGATCCACACTGGGGAGGAGCCCTACATCTGCAAAGAGTGTGGCAAAACCTTCAAGTATCAGTCAAACCTTACCCGTCACCAGATACTTCACACCGGCGCGAAGCCCTACAAATGTCCGGAATGCGGCAAGGCCTTCAATAACAGTTCCACGCTTACAAGACACCAGATAATCCACACGGGAGAGAAGCCCTACAAGTGTCAGGAGTGTGGCAGGGCCTTTTACTGCTCCTCCTACTTGATCCAGCACATGAAGATTCATTTCGAAGAGATTCCCTACAGATGTAAAGAGTGTGGTAAGCCCTTTAAGTGTTCTTCCCAGCTTATCCGACACCAGAGGATCCACAGCGGAGAGAAACCCTATATATGTAAGGAATGTGGCAAGGCCTTCAACTGTACCTCATACCTTACCAAGCATCAGAGGACCCACACCGGGGAGAAGCCCTACGTGTGTCAGGAGTGCGGCAAGGCCTTCAACTGTTCTTCCTATCTCTCCAAACATCAGAGAATTCATCTTGGAGACAGACTCTATAAATGTAAGGAGTGTGGCAAAGCCTATTACTTTTCCTCCCAGCTTAATCGGCATCAGAGAATTCACACCGGGGAGAAACCCtatgtgtgtcaggagtgtggCAAGGCCTTCAACTGTTCTTCCTACCTTCAGAAGCATCAGCGAATCCACATTGTAGAAAAGCCCTATGTGTGTAAGGAGTGCGGCAAGGCTTTTAACTGTTCCTCATACCTTACTAAACACCAGAGGGTCCACACTGGAGACAGGTCCTACAAGTGTAGGGAGTGCGGCAAGGCCTACTACTTTTCCTCACAGCTCACGCGACATCAGAGGACTCATaccagagagaaaccctatcGATGTAAAGAATGTGGCAAGGCCTTCATTACTTCCTCCAGCCTTAAGCGACACCAGGAGACTCACACACTCTTGAAACCAAGCCACGTCTAG